In a genomic window of Trachemys scripta elegans isolate TJP31775 chromosome 12, CAS_Tse_1.0, whole genome shotgun sequence:
- the PSMA7 gene encoding proteasome subunit alpha type-7, with amino-acid sequence MSYDRAITVFSPDGHLFQVEYAQEAVKKGSTAVGVRGKEIVVLGVEKKSMAKLQDERTVRKICALDDNVCMAFAGLTADARIVINRARVECQSHRLTVEDPVTVEYITRYIASLKQRYTQSNGRRPFGISALIVGFDFDGTPRLYQTDPSGTYHAWKANAIGRGAKSVREFLEKNYTDEAIETDDLTIKLVIKALLEVVQSGGKNIELAVMRRDQPLKILSPEEIEKYVAEIEKEKEENEKKKQKKTS; translated from the exons ATGAGCTACGATCGGGCCATCACCGTCTTCTCGCCGGACGGCCACCTCTTCCAGGTGGAGTACGCGCAGGAGGCGGTGAAGAAGGGCTCCACCGCG GTTGGAGTACGAGGAAAAGAGATTGTTGTTCTTGGTGTGGAAAAGAAATCTATGGCAAAACTTCAGGATGAAAGAACTGTGAGGAAGATCTGCGCCCTTGATGACAATGTCTGCATGGCTTTTGCAG GGCTCACAGCTGATGCCAGAATAGTGATAAATAGGGCTCGTGTGGAGTGTCAAAGCCATAGACTTACTGTGGAGGATCCTGTCACCGTGGAATACATCACACGTTACATCGCAAGCCTGAAACAG CGATATACTCAAAGTAATGGCCGCAGACCTTTTGGGATCTCTGCCCTTATTGTGGGATTTGACTTCGATGGAACTCCCAGGCTCTATCAGACTGATCCTTCTGGCACTTACCATGCTTGGAAG GCTAATGCCATTGGGAGAGGAGCCAAGTCTGTGCGTGAATTCCTGGAGAAAAACTATACTGATGAAGCCATTGAAACAGATGATCTGACCATTAAACTTGTCATCAAGGCTCTTCTTGAA GTTGTGCAATCAGGTGGGAAAAACATTGAGCTGGCCGTTATGAGAAGAGATCAGCCACTCAAG attttaagTCCTGAAGAAATTGAGAAGTATGTTGctgaaattgaaaaagaaaaggaagagaatgaaaagaaaaaacagaagaaaacatcATGA